A genomic window from Hyla sarda isolate aHylSar1 chromosome 10, aHylSar1.hap1, whole genome shotgun sequence includes:
- the LOC130294135 gene encoding protein BTG3-like, protein MHEEVKLGASYIVRLLNRHQKLDSLQVERFTTTLTSILCDKFEGHWYPDSPQKGQAYRCIRIEHNTVLDDSVLRACMQSGLRCSQLAFPKNMSIWIDPQEVSCRLGESCSPFIVKAPEESKKTTEEKPEQDTSDYHSEGSDVSGSPSECSSEDEESSSGKKKSPVIDTQKIGAQYYYSPAPSSTIFYQYPNSAVSFVPAYQPMTLYYLVPKYYHNIRSQSVPKKWKSKKSSPPIKS, encoded by the exons ATGCATGAAGAAGTAAAACTCGGAGCGTCTTACATCGTAAGACTGCTGAACCGCCACCAAAAACTGGACAGCCTCCAGGTGGAGCGATTCACCACAACGCTGACCTCCATCTTATGCGACAAGTTTGAAGGACACTGGTATCCTGACAGCCCCCAGAAAGGCCAGGCCTACAG GTGTATACGGATAGAACACAATACGGTGCTGGACGACTCCGTATTACGGGCATGCATGCAGAGCGGTCTGCGCTGCTCACAGTTGGCGTTTCCAAAAAACATGTCTATCTGGATCGATCCACAGGAGGTGAGCTGCAG gttaggTGAGAGCTGTAGCCCCTTCATTGTGAAAGCTCCAGAGGAGTCCAAGAAGACGACTGAGGAGAAACCAGAACAGGACACGTCGGACTATCACTCAGAAGGCTCCGATGTCAGCGGATCTCCTTCAGAGTGCTCCAGCGAAGAcgaagagagcagcagcggcaaaAAGAAATCTCCTGTGATTGATACTCAGAAAATC GGTGCCCAGTATTATTACAGCCCAGCTCCATCCTCCACGATCTTCTACCAGTATCCCAACAGTGCCGTTAGCTTCGTTCCGGCCTATCAACCCATGACCCTCTACTACCTGGTACCGAAATACTACCACAACATCAGATCCCAGTCAGTGCCAAAGAAATGGAAATCCAAAAAGTCATCACCTCCCATCAAAAGTTGA